In Oryza sativa Japonica Group chromosome 8, ASM3414082v1, the sequence GACCTGACACGAACCACCGCGCAACGGATCGGCACCCGTTCCACGCGTCTACGCGGGCAGGAAAACTCGCCGATTCCCAACTCCCAAGCGAACCAAAACCCTACATATGTGATGCATATAAACGAGCGCCTCCGCTGCCACTTCACAAGCAACTTAACTCGACAGCCAACAATTTGAAGCTTTGAACAGATAGCAGATCGTACACTCCGTTGGTGTAGAAGCCGGGTTTTACAACTTTTCATTATTAAAAGAAGTAGAGCAGAGTAGTCTCCGTTCCTGGCCGAtccaccatggcctccttcTTCTGGCCTGGGCCGCCGGGAGCGCAGCCGGTGGGCGACCTGCAGGTGGCGAAGTTGgcgctgctcgtcgccggcaacgggttcatctcgccgtcgtcctacctccgccgctgctgcgacgacgacggcccgTGCTTCGTCGACGGCGCTGGGGAGAGGTGCTTGCACCTGGCCAACCTCGTCACCGCCATGCTCGGGCTGGCCCTCGTGCTCGGCCAGATGGCATTcttctcggcggcggcgttccggccgCAGGTGGCCTCGGTCACTGTTGCTGCGCGGTGGATTGTCAGCCTCGCCAAGCTCGCCACGGTTGGGACCCTCCAGCTTTGGGTCTATGTTTTCTGCTTGTGCCTGAAAATGTTGTGCATCAGATACTAATTAGCTTCTCGTCCTTGCAACTCTCTTCTGTCGTGCTGATATGATGTGATTCTTTCATTCTTTGCGTCCAAAAACCAAAACCACTATGTATTTCAGTGACTGGATCAGATGGATATTAACATGAGGTGGTGTACTGTGTACACCTGTACAATGAATATTGCATATTACAGTCTCTGTACAAACAATTATTTAGTTGCTGGTGGGCTAATCGGCTCATAATGTTAACGAAAGCACTTGTACTGCTTGTAACGACTACGCTATATTATGGAAACGGAGGTTAGAGGGAGCAACTTATAAGCCGTTGGATGAAATAACGACGCCAGTCATAGCTATGTCTTATGGTGGCGGTATTCTTAATAGTTACTAGTTGATACCCCGCGCTTTGCGCCGGGCATAGTGgaaaattttctaaaaatatataaaatggaTCATAATGTTGACATAAGATGTGAACAAACTTGCATGAAAAAAGGGGGCAGATTCATGACGCTGACATAAAATTGTGCCTAAACGTCCATTTTTCATTTCAATGTGTATCGAACATATGCGATTCAATGAGCAAAGCAACCCAGCTATATTCCCAAACTGACTTGTGTTTTATTGTACTGAGATACTACTGGATGGCTGCGAAGATGTATGCAAAATGTTCTGATGACTAAAAACATCGAGAACCATGATTTAGTCTTGAGACAATATCACGTCACGCAGAATGGGTTCAGGTGCGACAATCAGCAGGTGTCTTGCATTGTCTCACATTCTGTGTAGGGGAGTTGATCAGGCCTGATTTATTTCTATTAGCATCGGAGGTTAGTTGATCTAATGGTCAAAGACACGTTGATCTAATGGCTGAGATGATTCTGATGACGTGGCTAGCTGAGAGATCTTCTTTATAGCAATCATTGCACTTAGTGGGTTCCAATTATATAGGAAGAATGGATTTGTAATCAAGTTGTTGTAATCAAGTTGTAATTTTATAGTTAGCAGTTATTTGTCCTCTAAATTTTATGATAATTGGTTTAATCTTATTTAGAGTAAAGGTGGGAACGGATTCTATTATTACCTTAAAAATATTGTTACTTACTATAAAAAATGCATGTGCGTTAGAACGGAAAAAAACTAATGTTATGGTAatgatctatctatctattaaccTATTAACTtaataaagtaatagaaaaaattagcCTCCACGTTAGCTCTCCAAGaactagaaattctcatattaattagagtataataaaaaaataaggagaACTCATTTAAGACAAggactctttttttcctttttttaaaaaaatcatgttataTATGTGTAGTGTCCGATCGAATACCTGCATAGAACAAATCTTTTGCAAGGAAAAAATTACCTGAGCTGGATAGACTAATCTCTCTATGTAAGTAATACAACATAATACAAAGTAttcctattttttattttttttgttgaatacaatttaagaaaagaaattaaattcggaatttaaaaataagaaatattgataGATGAgattagagttcatatagaaatacaattaggaataataaaatttcagaattaaaaaaataggaatACTGGAAGAAGAATCTAGAGTCCAtacagaattaaaaaataattaatattattaatttttagtttaaatttaaattatatatcatgacaaataaataattacatttttttacTCCATTTAGCTATAAATAGTTTAATTTGGAGAAGAAAaaactatttcaaattttagcaatttttAATGCAGAAACAGTTTAAATCGATTGAGAATAAATAAAACGTAATTAGGCCCATATTTAGAAGGACGGCTCAAATATCTCTTTTTCACATCATGGCATGTTAAGTGAACAGGGCCCAAGTGGCCATGGCCCAAGTCGGCGTAGGAGCGCTGAGAGCCACCGGATTCGATCGAACGGTTAGGATCACTCGTGATTTAGATAAAGCATTGCACTGTTGAATCCTAAACCCTAATTCATTCTCCTTCCTCTCAGTGGCACATTCCTCCACCGTgagcggccgtggcggcgcccTTCCCTACCACGTGTTGCCGCAGTGCCCTCCTCCCTGTGAGTAGCGGCATTGCCTTCCCCCACCGCGACCGCGTGGGGCAGCGCCCTTCCCTACcgcgagcggcggtggtggcggtgcccTCCCGCGGCTTCCCACGAGTGgatccggcggcgacggcggcttccCGCGGGAGAATCAGGCGATGACGAAGATTTAAGATAAAATTTGTGcgtttttttattattcttcatattccttttctcttttgatgAATTGTCCGATTGGATTttgtatttatttttgaatttgtgCTTTATCCACCCTTACACGATGTGTTACTCGCGTGTGTGGAACGGAGGTCATCGTTGGATCGGACTTACGGACCAAAAAATGAGTGATGAACGAAAAGTTGTGTTAACGTCAACTTTTGGTAAAATTATTTAGtggattcggttaaggaaagaGCACAATCAACTGATggaaagcttatccagaagagtaTGAGTTCAAGAAAGAATCATGAAGACTATGCCGTGGCAGTTTAATTCTATCTATTAATTACGTAGGATTTAGTAAATTTCCTTTATCTTTAGAAAGTTTTATCTAGTATCCGATTAGTACttgtatattttcttttgtatttaGGAAACATGCGTCGTGTCCAATatggactagtatctacccatgagtataaatatgtatataCAGGGTCATTGTGATCTATCCTCGATCAATATAACTACTCCCGGCgtatcgccaccctcttttccaatgtatttatttattatcaCTGACGGAACTTAGCACCTGACGCGGGCTGCATTgacttcgatctccggcgaaggggtaagccCTATGTTCCGTTGGCCCTGGTGAATATATCggctacattggtgttgttcaaggctacatcgcttcgatctcttaGATCGTTCTAGTTCGGtcgatatatttgcctacctgatgtTTCGATTCTATTTTAAtagcattgtgtttagagacacatcggtttagttgggactgtctcgaTTAGGTCTGATTTTATGTCTTAGCctatatatctctacaatcacaatgttgttttaaatagatttgttaGATCCATCATATTAGACAAATTTATCGGCTCATTGAGTATTAGATTATTATATGCAATCTCGTGTTGCATCGATTAGGTTCTACCTACTAAATTGTTGTTAATAATCAAAGTCTTGTCAAGCTGATATGTTCATGCTAATGTTTCATTGGAGGGTTAGCCGCTTATATAATATGTTAAATTTATTGTTGATGGTTTTATTGtcttagtt encodes:
- the LOC4345754 gene encoding uncharacterized protein, translating into MASFFWPGPPGAQPVGDLQVAKLALLVAGNGFISPSSYLRRCCDDDGPCFVDGAGERCLHLANLVTAMLGLALVLGQMAFFSAAAFRPQVASVTVAARWIVSLAKLATVGTLQLWVYVFCLCLKMLCIRY